The Pelagibacterium halotolerans B2 genome has a segment encoding these proteins:
- a CDS encoding alpha/beta hydrolase, with the protein MPEVIFNGPEGRIEGRYQPGKEPNAPVAIILHPHPQFGGTMNNQIVYNLFYMFVQRGFAVLRFNSRGVGRSQGLFDHGVGELSDAAAALDWLQALNRESRGCWIAGFSFGAWIGMQLLMRRPEVEGFISVSPPENLYDFSFLAPCPSSGLIIHGDKDRVAPPEAVQKLVDKLKLQKGITIEQQIVEGANHFYEDKIDELIEACGEYLDRRRADIAAGGGR; encoded by the coding sequence ATGCCTGAAGTGATTTTCAACGGACCCGAAGGGCGTATCGAGGGCCGGTATCAACCGGGCAAGGAGCCCAACGCACCCGTTGCGATCATCCTTCATCCCCACCCCCAGTTCGGGGGCACGATGAACAACCAGATCGTCTACAATCTCTTCTACATGTTCGTGCAGCGCGGCTTTGCGGTCCTGCGCTTCAATTCGCGCGGCGTCGGACGCTCCCAGGGGCTCTTCGACCACGGCGTGGGCGAATTGTCGGACGCGGCGGCAGCGCTGGACTGGCTGCAGGCCCTCAACCGCGAAAGCCGCGGCTGCTGGATCGCCGGGTTCTCGTTCGGCGCCTGGATCGGCATGCAGCTTTTGATGCGCCGCCCCGAAGTCGAGGGCTTCATTTCGGTTTCCCCACCGGAAAACCTTTATGATTTCTCGTTTTTGGCCCCCTGCCCGTCTTCGGGGCTGATCATTCACGGCGACAAGGATCGCGTGGCGCCGCCCGAGGCCGTCCAGAAGCTGGTTGACAAGCTCAAGCTCCAGAAGGGCATCACCATCGAACAGCAGATCGTTGAAGGCGCCAACCATTTCTACGAAGACAAGATCGACGAGCTGATCGAGGCGTGTGGCGAATATCTCGACCGTCGCCGGGCCGATATCGCCGCCGGCGGCGGACGTTAA
- a CDS encoding SUF system Fe-S cluster assembly protein: MTDTAPEKTEAEAKSFVEGGNALPAEDVERITADLIAALKTVYDPEIPVDIYELGLIYKVDLDDDRNLTIDMTLTAPGCPVAGEMPGWVENAARSVEGIQDVEVKMVFDPPWGPDRMSEEAQVALNWW; this comes from the coding sequence ATGACTGATACCGCACCGGAAAAGACCGAAGCCGAAGCCAAGAGCTTTGTGGAGGGCGGCAATGCGCTGCCTGCCGAGGATGTGGAACGCATCACTGCGGACCTCATTGCGGCGCTCAAGACGGTTTACGACCCCGAGATTCCCGTCGACATCTATGAGCTTGGCTTGATCTACAAGGTCGATCTCGACGACGACCGCAATCTGACCATCGACATGACACTGACCGCTCCGGGTTGCCCGGTGGCCGGAGAAATGCCGGGCTGGGTGGAGAATGCGGCGCGCTCGGTCGAAGGCATTCAGGACGTTGAAGTGAAAATGGTGTTCGATCCGCCCTGGGGGCCGGACCGGATGAGCGAGGAAGCGCAAGTCGCGCTCAACTGGTGGTAA
- the sufB gene encoding Fe-S cluster assembly protein SufB has product MSDYDIPTLKENIDRETVDQVLALDVDKYKYGFETIIESDKAPKGLNEDTVRFISAKKNEPEWMLEWRLEAFRRWLTLEEPTWARVSYPEIDFQDQYYYAAPKSVTGPKSLDEVDPELLRTYEKLGIPLSEQKILAGVQEEGEPQGTPFGSNVAVDAVFDSVSVVTTFREELAKHGIIFCSISEAIREHPELVKKYLGSVVPVTDNFYATLNSAVFTDGSFVYIPKGVRCPMELSTYFRINEKNTGQFERTLIIAEEGSYVSYLEGCTAPMRDEHQLHAAVVELVALDEAEIKYSTVQNWYPGDKDGKGGIYNFVTKRGDCRGKNSKISWTQVETGSAITWKYPSCILRGDGSRGEFYSIAISNGKQQVDSGTKMIHLGKNTSSRIISKGIAAGNSDNTYRGQVSAHRRATGSRNFTQCDSLLIGDRCGAHTVPYIESRNSSTVFEHEATTSKISDDQMFYCLQRGLSEEEAVALIVNGFVRDVLQHLPMEFMVETQKLIGISLEGSVG; this is encoded by the coding sequence ATGTCCGATTATGACATTCCGACCCTCAAGGAAAACATCGACCGCGAAACGGTCGATCAGGTGCTGGCGCTCGACGTCGACAAGTACAAATACGGCTTCGAGACGATCATCGAGTCCGACAAGGCCCCCAAGGGCCTTAACGAGGATACCGTCCGGTTCATTTCGGCCAAAAAGAACGAGCCCGAATGGATGCTCGAATGGCGGCTTGAGGCCTTCCGGCGCTGGCTGACGCTCGAAGAGCCGACCTGGGCGCGCGTCTCTTACCCGGAAATCGATTTCCAGGATCAGTATTACTATGCCGCGCCCAAGAGCGTGACCGGTCCGAAGTCGCTCGATGAAGTCGATCCCGAATTGCTGCGGACCTATGAAAAACTGGGCATCCCGCTTTCCGAGCAGAAAATCCTGGCGGGGGTTCAGGAGGAGGGCGAGCCTCAGGGCACTCCGTTCGGCAGCAATGTGGCAGTCGATGCGGTTTTCGACTCGGTTTCGGTGGTCACCACGTTCCGCGAAGAACTGGCAAAGCACGGCATCATCTTCTGCTCGATTTCCGAAGCGATCCGCGAGCATCCCGAACTGGTCAAGAAATATCTTGGCTCGGTCGTGCCGGTTACCGACAATTTCTATGCGACGCTCAACTCGGCCGTCTTTACCGATGGCTCGTTCGTCTACATCCCCAAGGGCGTTCGCTGCCCCATGGAGCTGTCGACCTATTTCCGGATCAACGAGAAGAATACCGGCCAGTTCGAGCGCACCCTGATTATCGCCGAGGAAGGCTCGTATGTGAGCTATCTCGAAGGCTGCACGGCGCCGATGCGCGACGAGCACCAGCTCCACGCGGCGGTTGTCGAACTGGTGGCGCTGGACGAAGCCGAGATCAAATATTCGACCGTCCAGAACTGGTATCCCGGCGACAAGGACGGCAAGGGTGGCATCTACAATTTCGTCACCAAGCGTGGCGATTGCCGTGGCAAGAACTCCAAGATCTCCTGGACACAGGTCGAGACCGGCTCGGCGATCACCTGGAAATATCCAAGCTGCATCCTGCGCGGCGACGGTTCGCGTGGCGAGTTCTATTCGATCGCCATTTCCAACGGAAAGCAGCAAGTCGACAGCGGCACCAAGATGATCCATCTGGGCAAGAACACGTCCAGCCGCATCATTTCCAAGGGCATCGCTGCGGGCAATTCCGACAACACCTATCGCGGTCAGGTCTCTGCGCATCGCCGGGCGACGGGCTCGCGCAACTTTACCCAGTGCGACAGCCTGTTGATCGGCGACCGGTGCGGGGCGCATACGGTGCCCTATATCGAAAGCCGCAATTCCTCGACGGTGTTCGAGCACGAGGCGACGACATCAAAGATTTCCGACGATCAGATGTTTTATTGCCTGCAGCGCGGGCTGAGCGAGGAAGAAGCCGTTGCGCTGATCGTCAACGGGTTCGTTCGCGACGTGCTGCAGCACCTGCCGATGGAGTTCATGGTCGAAACCCAGAAGCTGATCGGGATTTCGCTGGAAGGCAGCGTCGGCTGA
- a CDS encoding cysteine desulfurase family protein has protein sequence MSVYLDHNASAPILPRVRAAMLAALEMVGNPSSVHGPGRALRALVDDARDKVAKAAGAEAKQVVFTGSATEALTQAIVGGVKAFGIDRVIVCATDHAAALKAAEASGVSVRVVGVDDNGIVDLGALGRHVETASAAGEKLLVAVSWVNNETGVIQPRGKLEALIGPTPHVLVIDAVQAFGKRDLDFAACATDMMAISAHKIGGPAGIGALLVKGHADTVRLIPGGGQEQGRRGGTESAALIAGFGAACEEFGEVFEADRAEALVTAFEDRLIALAPDAVIFSRGAERIGTTSNFAVPGVKNTVAMMSLDLAGIAVSSGSACSSGKVGRSHVLSAMGVAPDLSECGLRVSFGWSSTAEDIDAFFSAFETVLSRHRRNGAAA, from the coding sequence ATGAGCGTATATCTCGACCATAACGCCTCGGCGCCCATATTGCCGCGCGTACGCGCGGCAATGCTGGCTGCGCTCGAAATGGTGGGGAATCCGTCATCGGTTCACGGTCCTGGGCGGGCGCTGCGCGCGCTTGTCGACGACGCGCGCGACAAGGTTGCAAAGGCGGCCGGGGCCGAGGCCAAGCAGGTGGTGTTTACCGGATCGGCCACCGAGGCGCTGACTCAGGCGATTGTTGGCGGGGTCAAGGCGTTTGGTATCGACCGGGTTATCGTTTGCGCGACCGACCATGCGGCGGCGCTCAAGGCTGCCGAAGCGTCCGGGGTTTCGGTTCGTGTGGTCGGTGTCGATGACAACGGGATCGTCGATCTCGGCGCATTGGGGCGGCATGTGGAAACGGCGAGCGCGGCGGGCGAAAAACTGCTGGTGGCGGTATCCTGGGTCAACAACGAGACCGGGGTGATCCAGCCGCGCGGCAAGCTCGAAGCACTGATCGGGCCGACGCCTCATGTTCTGGTCATCGATGCGGTGCAGGCTTTTGGCAAGCGCGATCTGGACTTTGCGGCCTGCGCTACCGATATGATGGCCATATCGGCCCACAAGATCGGTGGGCCAGCCGGCATCGGGGCGCTGCTGGTCAAGGGTCATGCGGATACGGTGCGGTTGATCCCCGGGGGTGGGCAGGAGCAGGGCCGGCGAGGCGGCACCGAGTCGGCGGCGTTGATCGCCGGGTTCGGGGCGGCCTGTGAAGAGTTTGGCGAGGTTTTCGAGGCGGATCGGGCGGAAGCGCTCGTCACTGCGTTTGAAGATCGGCTTATCGCCCTCGCGCCCGATGCGGTGATTTTTTCGCGCGGGGCGGAGCGGATTGGCACCACGAGCAACTTTGCGGTGCCGGGGGTCAAGAATACGGTGGCGATGATGAGCCTTGACCTGGCCGGCATTGCCGTTTCGTCGGGCTCGGCATGCTCGTCGGGCAAGGTGGGGCGGTCCCACGTGCTCAGCGCCATGGGTGTCGCTCCCGATTTGAGTGAATGTGGCCTTCGGGTCAGTTTCGGCTGGTCGTCGACCGCCGAGGATATTGACGCCTTCTTTTCGGCGTTTGAAACCGTTCTGAGCCGTCATCGCCGTAACGGCGCTGCAGCTTAG
- a CDS encoding cupin domain-containing protein produces the protein MTGSYNPVLRLPEAELERNADQGWFESFDAYVGDILQLTRLGCAYTEVAPGKTACPYHVHHAEDEMLVILSGEGDYRFGGEIYKVKGGDVLGAPMGDASYAHQLINTGTETLKYLVISSKADVDVCEYPDSGKFQVMSRPVEGTKRRRFRYIGREETSLEYLDGENIGDEK, from the coding sequence ATGACCGGGTCTTACAACCCTGTCCTGCGGCTGCCGGAAGCCGAGCTTGAGCGCAATGCGGACCAGGGCTGGTTTGAATCGTTTGATGCCTATGTGGGCGACATTCTCCAACTCACCCGGCTGGGCTGCGCCTATACCGAAGTGGCGCCGGGAAAGACGGCATGCCCCTATCACGTGCATCATGCCGAAGATGAAATGCTGGTGATCCTTTCGGGCGAAGGCGATTACCGGTTTGGGGGCGAGATTTACAAGGTGAAGGGTGGCGACGTGCTCGGCGCGCCCATGGGCGATGCGAGCTATGCGCATCAATTGATCAATACCGGGACGGAAACGCTGAAATATCTGGTGATTTCGTCCAAGGCGGATGTCGATGTCTGTGAATATCCCGACAGCGGGAAGTTTCAGGTGATGAGCCGCCCAGTGGAAGGCACCAAACGACGGCGCTTTCGCTATATCGGAAGAGAAGAAACGAGCCTCGAGTATCTCGATGGCGAAAATATCGGAGACGAAAAATGA
- the sufD gene encoding Fe-S cluster assembly protein SufD, whose protein sequence is MNIQTPVRLSGAEESLVAQLESAGAKDAAERLRVIGLPTRRVESYHYTDLKTLLSQVPPLAQVANDSSAPAIDIPGAYRIVIANGVMQSTSTAPAGVIVGKAAGSILTTRDDVIVRLNAALVSESLSLELSGSVDPVIHIDRRMEGAAAHVQSGAKIAIAPGAKATVIETISGSDAAHMGNAGSYISVGDGADVTHILVDLSARQATHFATVEYRIGAEANLKSVVINAGAHLARANVFADFVGEGTHGDFFGLNVVDTDEHRDITIDITHGVPNTTSAELYKQIARGRGKAVFQGKINVAVDAQKTDAKMMTQGLMLSDEAEILSKPELEIFADDVVCGHGATCGDLDETWLFYLMSRGISRADAETMLIRAFLEEITEAVEDEYVSEALSGVVDRWLKKDA, encoded by the coding sequence GTGAACATTCAAACGCCTGTCCGGCTGAGCGGTGCCGAGGAAAGCCTCGTCGCCCAACTCGAAAGCGCCGGAGCCAAGGATGCGGCCGAGCGCCTGCGCGTGATCGGCCTGCCGACCCGGCGGGTCGAAAGCTACCATTATACCGATCTCAAGACGCTCTTGAGCCAGGTGCCGCCTCTGGCCCAGGTGGCCAACGATTCCAGCGCGCCGGCCATCGATATTCCCGGTGCGTATCGCATCGTTATCGCCAATGGCGTGATGCAATCGACATCGACGGCGCCCGCCGGAGTGATCGTGGGCAAGGCCGCCGGATCGATCCTGACGACCCGCGATGACGTTATCGTCCGCCTCAACGCGGCGCTGGTTTCGGAATCGCTGAGCCTCGAGCTTTCCGGTTCGGTCGATCCGGTGATTCATATCGATCGCCGCATGGAAGGGGCTGCCGCTCACGTGCAGTCCGGCGCCAAGATCGCCATTGCGCCGGGCGCAAAGGCGACTGTGATCGAAACGATTTCGGGCAGCGATGCCGCTCACATGGGCAATGCCGGCAGCTACATCTCTGTTGGCGACGGAGCCGATGTGACGCATATTCTGGTCGATCTTTCGGCGCGCCAGGCGACCCATTTCGCGACCGTGGAATACCGGATCGGCGCGGAGGCGAACCTCAAATCCGTTGTCATCAATGCGGGTGCGCATCTGGCGCGGGCCAATGTGTTCGCCGATTTCGTTGGCGAAGGCACGCATGGGGATTTCTTCGGGCTCAATGTGGTCGATACCGACGAGCACCGCGACATTACCATCGACATCACCCATGGGGTGCCCAATACGACCTCTGCCGAGCTCTACAAGCAGATCGCGCGTGGACGCGGCAAGGCGGTGTTCCAGGGCAAGATCAACGTCGCTGTCGATGCGCAGAAGACCGACGCCAAGATGATGACGCAGGGCCTGATGCTTTCGGACGAGGCGGAAATCCTTTCCAAGCCGGAACTGGAAATCTTTGCCGACGACGTGGTGTGCGGCCATGGCGCGACATGTGGCGACCTCGATGAAACATGGCTCTTTTATCTGATGAGCCGTGGCATTTCGCGAGCCGATGCCGAAACCATGCTGATCCGCGCCTTCCTTGAGGAAATCACCGAGGCGGTCGAGGACGAGTACGTTTCCGAGGCCCTGTCGGGTGTTGTGGACCGCTGGCTCAAGAAGGACGCCTGA
- a CDS encoding DEAD/DEAH box helicase produces MTVEFSELGLGDKVTEAVAAAGYTKPTDIQAQAIPHVLEKKDLIGIAQTGTGKTASFVLPMLSLLEKGRARARMPRTLILEPTRELAAQVHENFEKYGKNHRLTVALLIGGVSFEDQNKKLDRGADVLIATPGRMLDHFERGRLLLTGVDILVIDEADRMLDMGFIPDIERICSLLPPRRQTLFFSATMPPEIQKLTQRFLRDPVKVEVARQNSTADTIEQVLLKVGKTPAEKRAALRDQIRAAKDLKNAIIFCNRKRDVATVARSLERHGFDAGALHGDMDQKSRTETLDRFRSGSLAILVASDVAARGLDIPAVSHVFNFDVPTHAEDYVHRIGRTGRAGRSGTAITLIAPGETKYVDAITKLIQRDIAWADAPAAASPSAPAGEEAPEGGRKRGRRTRNRDEKPAAEKPQPKKAAEQAGRPHREHPRRANNDDGPASFKSEGHIPAFLLRPAGKRA; encoded by the coding sequence TTGACTGTTGAATTCTCCGAGCTCGGCTTGGGCGACAAGGTCACCGAAGCGGTCGCCGCAGCCGGCTATACCAAGCCAACCGATATCCAGGCTCAGGCCATTCCCCATGTCCTTGAAAAAAAGGATCTTATAGGGATCGCCCAGACCGGAACCGGCAAGACGGCTTCATTTGTGCTGCCGATGCTCTCCCTGCTCGAAAAGGGTCGGGCGCGTGCGCGCATGCCGCGAACACTCATTCTCGAACCAACGCGCGAACTCGCTGCTCAGGTTCACGAGAACTTTGAAAAATACGGCAAGAACCATCGCTTGACGGTCGCATTGCTGATCGGCGGCGTATCGTTTGAGGACCAGAACAAGAAGCTCGATCGCGGCGCCGACGTCCTGATCGCCACTCCCGGTCGCATGCTCGATCATTTCGAGCGTGGACGCCTGTTGCTCACGGGTGTCGATATTCTCGTCATCGACGAGGCCGACCGCATGCTCGACATGGGTTTCATCCCCGACATCGAGCGCATCTGCTCCCTCCTGCCGCCGCGCAGGCAAACCCTGTTCTTCTCGGCCACCATGCCGCCTGAAATCCAGAAGCTGACACAGCGCTTCCTGCGCGACCCGGTCAAGGTGGAGGTGGCGCGCCAGAATTCGACCGCCGACACCATCGAGCAGGTCCTGCTCAAGGTCGGCAAGACCCCTGCCGAAAAGCGGGCAGCACTGCGCGACCAGATCCGCGCGGCCAAGGATCTCAAGAACGCCATCATCTTCTGCAACCGCAAGCGCGATGTCGCGACGGTGGCCCGTTCGCTCGAGCGACATGGCTTTGATGCGGGCGCGCTGCATGGCGACATGGATCAGAAGTCCCGCACCGAAACCCTCGATCGTTTCCGTTCAGGCTCCCTCGCGATCCTTGTGGCATCCGACGTCGCCGCCCGCGGCCTCGATATTCCGGCGGTCAGTCACGTCTTCAATTTCGACGTGCCCACCCACGCCGAGGATTATGTGCACCGAATCGGCCGCACCGGTCGTGCCGGACGCTCTGGAACGGCGATCACGCTTATTGCTCCGGGCGAGACCAAATATGTCGACGCCATCACCAAGCTGATCCAGCGCGACATAGCCTGGGCCGACGCGCCCGCAGCCGCTTCGCCATCCGCGCCGGCGGGCGAGGAGGCCCCCGAAGGCGGCCGCAAGCGCGGTCGGCGTACGCGCAACAGGGACGAAAAGCCCGCAGCCGAAAAGCCGCAGCCCAAAAAGGCGGCAGAGCAGGCAGGGCGGCCACACCGCGAACACCCACGTCGAGCCAACAACGACGATGGTCCGGCGAGCTTTAAATCGGAGGGGCACATTCCGGCATTTCTGCTACGCCCCGCCGGCAAGCGAGCTTGA
- a CDS encoding cysteine desulfurase: protein MAFDLATARVDFPILEEKIHGKRLVYLDSGASAQKPVQVLDRMDHAYRHEYANVHRGLHTLANRATEAFEGAREKVRAFLNAERVEEIVFTRSTTEAINLVASSFAGPRIGEGDEIVISIAEHHSNIVPWHFHRERKGAVIKWVDVADDGSFDLDAFAAALTDRTRMVAITHMSNVLGTINPAKQIVEIAHARGIPVLIDGSQAAVHSKVDVRDIGADFYVFTGHKLYGPTGVGVLYGKYDLLAEMQPFLGGGEMIEEVSVDAVTYNAPPHRFEAGTPPIVQAIGLGAAIDYVEAFGRDVIAAHEHEVAVYAGERLSRINSLRMIGTAPGKGGIFAFMLENAHAHDVSTILDRYGVAVRAGTHCAMPLLQRFGVTSTCRASFALYNGKDDVDALVEAVEKAQSFF, encoded by the coding sequence ATGGCTTTCGATCTGGCGACGGCACGTGTGGATTTTCCCATTCTCGAGGAGAAAATCCATGGCAAACGGCTGGTCTATCTCGACTCGGGTGCTTCGGCGCAAAAGCCGGTGCAGGTGCTCGATCGCATGGACCATGCCTATCGGCATGAGTATGCCAATGTGCATCGCGGGCTGCATACGCTGGCCAATCGGGCAACCGAGGCGTTTGAGGGCGCGCGCGAGAAGGTACGGGCGTTTCTCAATGCCGAGCGGGTCGAAGAGATCGTTTTTACGCGCTCGACGACCGAGGCCATCAATCTTGTCGCTTCCTCCTTTGCCGGTCCGCGGATCGGGGAGGGGGACGAGATCGTCATTTCGATTGCCGAACACCATTCCAACATCGTGCCCTGGCATTTCCATAGGGAACGCAAAGGCGCGGTCATCAAATGGGTCGATGTGGCCGACGATGGCAGTTTCGACCTCGATGCCTTTGCTGCGGCGCTGACCGATCGCACCAGGATGGTGGCGATCACGCACATGTCCAATGTGCTGGGCACGATCAATCCGGCCAAGCAAATCGTCGAGATCGCCCATGCGCGCGGCATTCCGGTGCTGATCGACGGCAGTCAGGCCGCCGTGCACAGCAAGGTGGATGTGCGCGATATCGGAGCCGATTTCTACGTCTTTACGGGCCACAAGCTTTATGGACCGACTGGCGTGGGCGTGCTTTACGGCAAATATGACCTGCTGGCCGAGATGCAGCCGTTTCTGGGCGGCGGGGAGATGATCGAGGAGGTCTCGGTGGATGCCGTGACCTATAACGCTCCGCCGCACCGGTTCGAGGCCGGAACACCGCCCATCGTTCAGGCGATCGGTCTTGGCGCGGCGATCGATTATGTCGAGGCTTTCGGGCGTGACGTCATTGCGGCCCACGAACACGAGGTCGCGGTTTATGCCGGTGAACGGCTGTCACGGATCAATTCCCTGCGAATGATCGGGACTGCGCCGGGCAAGGGCGGGATTTTCGCCTTCATGCTCGAAAACGCCCATGCGCACGACGTTTCGACAATTCTCGACCGTTATGGCGTGGCCGTACGGGCCGGGACCCATTGCGCCATGCCGCTGCTGCAAAGATTTGGTGTTACCTCTACATGTCGGGCCTCGTTTGCCCTATATAATGGCAAGGACGATGTGGATGCGCTTGTCGAGGCTGTCGAAAAAGCGCAATCCTTCTTTTGA
- the sufC gene encoding Fe-S cluster assembly ATPase SufC produces MLEIKNLHVRVEDNEILKGVNLTLNRGEVHAIMGRNGSGKSTLSYVLAGKEDYEVTEGEILLDGENLLEMEADERAAAGVFLAFQYPIEIPGVATMTFLKAAMNAQRKARGEGELSTPDFMRAVKDAANLLEIKQDMLKRPLNVGFSGGEKKRAEILQMALLAPKLCILDETDSGLDIDALKVVSEGVNKLRAPERSMLVITHYQRLLNYIVPDVVHVFSAGRVVETGDKSLALELEAKGYADFDESNAA; encoded by the coding sequence TTGCTTGAGATCAAGAACCTGCATGTTCGCGTCGAGGACAACGAGATCCTCAAGGGTGTGAACCTGACCCTCAATCGCGGTGAAGTTCACGCGATCATGGGCCGGAACGGTTCGGGCAAGTCCACGCTGTCCTATGTGCTGGCCGGCAAGGAAGATTATGAAGTCACCGAGGGGGAAATCCTGCTCGATGGCGAAAATCTTCTGGAGATGGAAGCCGATGAGCGCGCCGCTGCCGGTGTGTTCCTGGCGTTCCAGTACCCGATCGAAATTCCGGGCGTGGCGACGATGACGTTTCTCAAGGCGGCCATGAATGCCCAGCGCAAGGCACGCGGCGAGGGCGAACTTTCGACGCCCGATTTCATGCGCGCCGTCAAGGATGCGGCCAATCTGCTGGAGATCAAGCAGGACATGCTCAAGCGCCCGCTCAATGTCGGGTTCTCTGGCGGCGAGAAAAAGCGCGCCGAAATCCTGCAGATGGCGCTTCTGGCTCCCAAGCTGTGTATCCTCGACGAAACCGATTCCGGGCTGGACATCGACGCGCTCAAGGTTGTGTCAGAGGGTGTGAACAAGCTGCGTGCGCCGGAGCGCTCCATGCTGGTCATCACGCATTATCAGCGCCTGCTGAACTACATCGTGCCCGACGTGGTGCACGTGTTCTCGGCCGGCCGTGTGGTGGAGACCGGTGACAAGTCGCTGGCCCTCGAACTCGAAGCGAAGGGTTATGCAGACTTCGACGAATCCAACGCCGCTTGA
- the sufA gene encoding Fe-S cluster assembly scaffold SufA has product MAFAIMQLTDAAAERIREIIEDSDKPVIGVRVGVKNAGCAGMAYTLDYVEEAIAGDDHISDKGVEVWVEPKATLFLLGTVMDFEETRMSSGFTFNNPNQEGACGCGESVQLKPADLADLARARAEATA; this is encoded by the coding sequence ATGGCTTTTGCGATTATGCAGCTCACCGATGCCGCTGCTGAGCGCATCAGGGAAATCATCGAAGACAGCGACAAGCCGGTCATCGGCGTGCGCGTCGGGGTGAAGAACGCCGGCTGTGCCGGCATGGCCTATACGCTCGATTACGTCGAAGAGGCCATCGCCGGCGACGATCATATCAGCGACAAGGGCGTTGAGGTGTGGGTCGAGCCCAAGGCTACGCTGTTCCTGCTCGGGACGGTGATGGATTTCGAGGAGACCCGAATGTCCTCGGGCTTTACCTTCAACAATCCCAATCAGGAAGGCGCCTGCGGGTGCGGGGAGAGCGTGCAGCTCAAGCCGGCCGATCTGGCGGACCTCGCCCGGGCCCGGGCCGAAGCGACCGCCTGA
- a CDS encoding GGDEF domain-containing protein: MTNLDFDRASGFANAALALLKRAQIPPFPVYYELFYTYATGSNAELNTQVNALLTRSGTISVEEASDLCEKFLKVSDMEEKLRAMSQVMSRKITDVNQAIDVAMVSANSYSGSLQQASGDLHAGGIDEDALKMLSSRLLKETRRMQDMNRRLEAELENSKDDISVLQRDLDEVRKESMLDPLTKIPNRKCFDEQLSADLERTHAQNATLSLLLFDIDSFKAFNDTYGHLTGDQVLRLVAHVLKANLKGRDMPARFGGEEFVAILPETELAGAVTVAENIRRSVQAKELLKRSTNEKLGRITLSVGVAQWRPGDTAAALIERADKCLYAAKGAGRNRVVSEKDLPDFSTTSTDVA, encoded by the coding sequence GTGACGAACCTGGACTTTGATCGCGCATCAGGATTTGCCAATGCAGCGCTTGCCTTGCTCAAGCGCGCGCAGATTCCGCCGTTCCCCGTCTATTATGAATTGTTCTACACTTACGCGACCGGTTCCAATGCCGAGCTCAATACGCAGGTCAATGCACTCTTGACCCGCTCGGGCACCATCTCGGTCGAGGAAGCTTCGGACCTTTGTGAGAAGTTTCTCAAGGTCTCCGACATGGAAGAAAAGCTGCGGGCCATGTCGCAGGTGATGAGCCGCAAGATCACCGACGTGAATCAGGCCATCGATGTCGCCATGGTGAGCGCCAATTCCTATTCGGGCTCGCTCCAGCAGGCGTCGGGCGATCTCCATGCCGGCGGCATCGATGAGGACGCATTGAAAATGTTGTCCTCTCGCCTGCTCAAGGAAACGCGCCGCATGCAAGACATGAATCGGCGGCTCGAAGCCGAACTCGAAAATTCCAAGGACGATATTTCGGTTCTCCAGCGCGACCTCGATGAAGTTCGCAAGGAATCGATGCTCGATCCGCTGACCAAAATTCCCAATCGCAAATGTTTTGACGAGCAGCTTTCTGCTGATCTCGAGCGCACCCACGCCCAGAACGCAACGCTGTCGCTTCTGCTGTTCGATATCGACAGCTTCAAGGCGTTCAACGACACCTATGGCCACCTGACCGGCGATCAGGTGCTGCGGCTCGTCGCCCACGTTCTCAAGGCCAACCTCAAGGGACGTGACATGCCTGCCCGTTTCGGCGGTGAAGAGTTTGTCGCTATCCTTCCCGAAACCGAGCTCGCTGGCGCCGTTACCGTCGCCGAAAACATCCGGCGCTCGGTGCAGGCCAAAGAACTTCTCAAGCGTTCGACCAATGAGAAACTTGGGCGCATCACACTTTCGGTCGGTGTTGCACAATGGCGCCCCGGCGACACGGCCGCGGCTCTCATCGAACGCGCGGACAAGTGCCTTTATGCTGCCAAGGGCGCAGGCCGAAATCGCGTGGTGTCCGAAAAAGACCTTCCCGACTTCTCGACTACATCAACCGATGTGGCTTGA